The DNA sequence AAAAAAATTCTTTAAATAAAAGTCGGGTTGTTGTTGCTTTTTCTGGGGGGGCTGATTCTACAACTTTGTTATTGAATTTAAAACATTATTTGAATAACAATGTTATTGCATTTTATTTTGCTCATTTTATTAGATCTGCTGATGAGCAAAATCAGGAGATAGAACATGTAAACAGGTTTTGCAGTCTTTATGATATTGCTTTACAAATTAAAAATTGTGATATAGATATAAAAAGTGAGTCAGTTAGATTGAGGATGTCTATTGAAGAACTTGCAAGAAGGCATAGATATAATGCCTTAGAGAATGCTCTTAAAGAAAATGATGCAAGTTATATTGCACTTGCTCATAACGAGAATGATCAGTTTGAAACAATAATCATGAGATTTTTTCAAGGATCTTTTTTAGATGGTCTTGCAGGTATTCCTAGTGTCAATAAAAACATCATAAGGCCTTTGCTTGAAGTTTCAAGGCAAGAAATTGAGAATTTTTTATCTTTGAATAATGTCAAATTTTTTATTGATAGTACAAATGTTCAAAATTTATATCTAAGGAATAAAGTTAGAAATAATTTGCTACCTTCTGTAAAAAAGATTTTTAAAGGATATGAGAAATGTCTTAGAAGAATATCTGAGTTTTCAAAAGAATTTGCAGATTATTTTGAAAAAGATGAATTTTTTCCTGTTGAGAAAGGCAAATACTATTATTC is a window from the Borreliella chilensis genome containing:
- a CDS encoding tRNA(Ile)-lysidine synthetase; amino-acid sequence: MYFLDDNIQIKIDKFYKKNSLNKSRVVVAFSGGADSTTLLLNLKHYLNNNVIAFYFAHFIRSADEQNQEIEHVNRFCSLYDIALQIKNCDIDIKSESVRLRMSIEELARRHRYNALENALKENDASYIALAHNENDQFETIIMRFFQGSFLDGLAGIPSVNKNIIRPLLEVSRQEIENFLSLNNVKFFIDSTNVQNLYLRNKVRNNLLPSVKKIFKGYEKCLRRISEFSKEFADYFEKDEFFPVEKGKYYYSFDLKTFLDFPKYLVFRLIFKILNSEGIIAKVSYKALNELFKVEIDKKKNNVLLKTNEFFLEKRHNKINLIFKRDEEFYKPFDFILEVGKWYSLSLGKILLKCLECNAASVSKLKCCSYKFRYKFFKDKLKAKKFFSKFIRCNPIYLMLLALDDRLVGIIDLNTLNLVWSEKSILKKISISLIGGLLKE